The Brachionichthys hirsutus isolate HB-005 chromosome 8, CSIRO-AGI_Bhir_v1, whole genome shotgun sequence genome contains a region encoding:
- the LOC137898658 gene encoding thiol S-methyltransferase TMT1A-like produces MSFPMRLCALVVSLLCLPLCLVEALGLCRILKRIAPFRLSRLSSTYNKTMRGDKRQLFRSLPEFRRAGRRLTILEIGCGTGANFEFYPPDSRVICTDPNPNLQNYLRQCMDDNDHLTYESFVVTSGEDMGSVEAHSVDVVVCTLVLCCVNSVEQTLREVRRILRPGGAFFFLEHVAADRSTWTYFFQHVLQPAWRYYGDGCKLNLETWKHLESAGFSELEMRHVEAPFMSLTKPHIIGYAVKAET; encoded by the exons ATGTCTTTCCCGATGCGCCTGTGCGCTTTAGTCGTCAGCCTGTTGTGCCTTCCTCTGTGTTTGGTCGAAGCGCTCGGGCTTTGTCGGATACTTAAACGCATCGCCCCGTTCCGTTTAAGCCGTTTATCCAGCACGTACAACAAGACCATGCGCGGCGACAAGAGGCAGCTGTTCCGCAGCCTGCCGGAGTTCCGCAGGGCCGGACGGAGGCTCACGATCCTGGAGATCGGCTGCGGCACGGGGGCAAACTTTGAGTTCTACCCGCCTGATTCTCGCGTGATCTGCACCGACCCGAACCCCAATCTGCAGAACTATCTGAGGCAATGCATGGACGACAACGACCACCTCACTTATGAGAGTTTTGTGGTGACTTCGGGGGAGGACATGGGCTCGGTCGAGGCCCATTCGGTAGACGTCGTTGTGTGCACGCTGGTGCTCTGCTGCGTCAACAGCGTGGAGCAAACTCTGCGCGAAGTGCGTCGCATCCTGAGACCA GGCGgagccttcttcttcttggagcACGTTGCGGCAGACCGTTCAACGTGGACGTACTTCTTCCAGCATGTCCTTCAGCCTGCATGGCGTTACTACGGCGATGGATGCAAACTCAACCTGGAAACATGGAAACATCTGGAATCTGCTGGATTCTCTGAACTCGAAATGAGACACGTGGAGGCGCCATTCATGTCTTTGACCAAGCCACACATCATAGGTTACGCTGTGAAAGCGGAAACCTAA